A stretch of the Fretibacterium sp. OH1220_COT-178 genome encodes the following:
- the mglC gene encoding galactose/methyl galactoside ABC transporter permease MglC, producing MKEKRISRARYNRFFCILGVVLLVLGAALELAQSASFLAPVKEALNLRRIYDLPVFLMLIGAVVGLKGLIAAVRPREGLSGDVVFSSKTFGAFMTNYAILLAMLVLVVVICVIQPRFMQLRVALDILTQSSTRLIIALGICFTLLIAGTDLSAGRMVGLAAVISTSMLQTATYANRFFPDLPQVGLWLPILLAILACMLFGALNGFLVAKYDMHPFIATLAVMVIIYGACSLYFDLPPNNSQPIGGVRADFAALGQTKLFVSSKPGGFPGISILIPIAGVICAVIWFILNKTVFGKNVYAIGGNREAAVVAGINVFRSVMCIFILASALYGVAGVLEAARTAGATNQYGTGYELDAIAACVVGGVSLNGGIGKVSGIVSGVLIFTVIQYGLQFINVSPMWQQVIKGAIIAVAVAIDMTKYRRK from the coding sequence ATGAAGGAAAAACGCATTTCGCGTGCTCGGTACAACCGCTTTTTCTGCATTCTCGGCGTCGTTCTGCTGGTCCTGGGGGCGGCCCTGGAGCTGGCCCAGTCGGCGTCGTTCCTGGCCCCGGTGAAGGAGGCGCTCAACCTGCGCCGGATCTACGATCTGCCCGTGTTCCTGATGCTCATCGGCGCGGTGGTGGGGCTCAAGGGCCTGATCGCGGCCGTGAGGCCGCGGGAGGGGCTGAGCGGGGACGTGGTGTTCTCCTCCAAAACGTTCGGCGCCTTCATGACCAACTACGCCATCCTGCTGGCGATGCTGGTGCTGGTCGTGGTCATCTGCGTCATCCAGCCGCGGTTCATGCAGCTCAGGGTCGCTTTGGACATCCTGACCCAGTCCTCCACGCGCCTGATCATCGCGCTCGGGATCTGCTTCACCCTTTTGATCGCGGGGACGGACCTCTCCGCCGGCCGTATGGTGGGGCTGGCCGCGGTCATCTCCACCTCCATGCTCCAGACGGCCACCTACGCCAACCGCTTCTTCCCCGACCTGCCGCAGGTTGGCCTCTGGCTCCCCATCCTTCTGGCCATCCTCGCCTGCATGCTCTTCGGCGCGCTCAACGGCTTTCTGGTGGCCAAGTACGACATGCACCCCTTCATCGCCACCCTGGCGGTGATGGTCATCATCTACGGGGCCTGCTCGCTCTACTTCGACCTTCCGCCCAACAACTCACAGCCCATCGGAGGCGTCAGGGCCGATTTCGCGGCCCTGGGCCAGACGAAGCTGTTCGTCAGCTCCAAGCCGGGCGGGTTCCCGGGCATCTCCATCCTGATCCCCATCGCGGGCGTGATCTGTGCCGTCATCTGGTTCATCCTCAACAAGACGGTGTTCGGCAAGAACGTCTACGCCATCGGGGGCAACCGCGAGGCGGCGGTCGTCGCGGGGATCAACGTGTTCCGGTCCGTCATGTGCATCTTCATCCTGGCCTCGGCCCTCTACGGCGTGGCGGGCGTCCTGGAGGCGGCCCGAACCGCCGGGGCCACCAACCAGTACGGCACGGGCTACGAGCTGGACGCCATCGCGGCCTGCGTGGTGGGCGGCGTCTCGCTGAACGGCGGAATCGGCAAGGTCAGCGGCATCGTCTCGGGCGTGCTGATCTTCACCGTCATCCAGTACGGCCTCCAGTTCATCAACGTGTCGCCCATGTGGCAGCAGGTCATCAAGGGCGCGATCATCGCGGTGGCGGTGGCCATAGACATGACCAAGTACCGCAGAAAATAA